The DNA sequence TCATCCAGCGAGGCATTGAAGGCCGGGAATTTCTTGAGCGCCGCGACGCTTGCCTTGATCACGAACGCCAGCATGGTCAACTTGACGCCGGACTTCGCCATCGCGGCGTTGGAATCCTTGCGGAACTGTTCCAGGTCGGTGACATCGGCTTCGTCGAACTGCGTCACATGCGGGATCATCACCCAGTTGCGGTGCAGGTTCGGGCCGCTGATCTTCTTGATGCGCGACAGCGGCTGCAGCTCGGTCGGGCCGAACTTGGAGAAGTCGAGCGACGGCCACGGCAGCAGCTCGAGGCCCAGCCCGGCACCGCCCTTGCCCGCCGGCGCGGCGGCAGGCGCGGCCCCGCCGGCCATCACGCCCTTCACGAAATTCTGCACGTCTTCATGCAGGATGCGTCCTTTCGGTCCGGTGCCCTGGACGCGCGCCAGATCGACGCCGAGTTCGCGCGAGAACTTGCGCACCGATGGCGATGCATGCGCCTTGATGCCGTTGCCTTCGCGCGGCTCGAGCGCTGCGGTCGGCGCCGGCTTCGATTCTGCCGGGGTCGGGGCCGGCACGGATGCGGCGGGAGCGGGTGCCGCTGCTGCCGGTGCGGGTGCCGGTGCGGGCGCAGCAGGGGCCGACGCTGCGGGCGCCGGCGCGGCGGCCGCCCCTTCAGGCTCAATCAGCAGCAGCAAGCTGCCTTCGGACACCTTGTCGCCCACCTTGACTTTCAATTCCTTCACCACGCCGGCGTGGCTGGAAGGGATTTCCATGCTGGCCTTGTCCGACTCGACCGTGATGAGGGACTGGTCGACCTGGATCGTGTCGCCCGGCTTCACCATCAGTTCAATGACTTCGACTTCCTTGAAATCGCCGATATCCGGGACTTTGACTTCCTGCAAGCTCATAGTGTTAGCTCCGTTTATTTCCCTCCCCTTCGCAGGGGAGGGCCGGGGATGGAGGTGGAGAAGTTCCGGCTGCGTGGTCATTCCTTCAGCCGCGCGGCTCCGCCCTCGCCCGCCCCCGAATTGTTAGTGTTATTCCAGCGTTACAGCGTTACCGGATTCGGCTTGTTCGGATTGATGCCGTACTTGGCAATCGCCTGCGCCACGACGTCGGCCTTGATGGTGCCGTCTTCGGCCAGCGCCTTGAGCGCGGCGACCGTCACATAATGCCGGTCGACCTCGAAGAACTCGCG is a window from the Noviherbaspirillum sp. UKPF54 genome containing:
- the aceF gene encoding dihydrolipoyllysine-residue acetyltransferase, whose amino-acid sequence is MSLQEVKVPDIGDFKEVEVIELMVKPGDTIQVDQSLITVESDKASMEIPSSHAGVVKELKVKVGDKVSEGSLLLLIEPEGAAAAPAPAASAPAAPAPAPAPAAAAPAPAASVPAPTPAESKPAPTAALEPREGNGIKAHASPSVRKFSRELGVDLARVQGTGPKGRILHEDVQNFVKGVMAGGAAPAAAPAGKGGAGLGLELLPWPSLDFSKFGPTELQPLSRIKKISGPNLHRNWVMIPHVTQFDEADVTDLEQFRKDSNAAMAKSGVKLTMLAFVIKASVAALKKFPAFNASLDEKGENLILKQYYNIGFAADTPNGLVVPVIKDADKKGISQIAQEMGELSAQARDGKLKPADMQGASFTISSLGGIGGTAFTPIINAPEVAILGLSKSEIKPVWDGKQFAPRLMLPLSLSYDHRVIDGAMGARFTVYLAEVLGDMRKTLL